One region of Termitidicoccus mucosus genomic DNA includes:
- a CDS encoding creatininase family protein, translating into MSMTWLADADFDTAWAHRAWSDFDAFPDKRRALVILPVHGFADHGLGLPLDAEEAAGGAILRRAVTKAKSVLPLVVLPPLRFGLAPYPHTHFGLDPDDAHALIREISGGVKDAGFTRLVFFCTSPWNKELVDAAAIDLRAEPGLQTFVINLAGLGPDFHPAGAGRADAQAIAAHVLGVTPDTGGARPADVRDLAFRPGNFRQPAPLPPPVLAPDPVALIDSTARHLARLLAEIDAHPPLGADPRAAASHRAPVMLPRLPESYPVSTAGSAFAAPYRARYLPALTQARLDAFADKARALVIIPTGAIEQHGRHLPVGVDAILGQAWLNHALPKLSPAAAPRVFVAPPVTCGKSNEHAGFPGTVSLSARTLRRLLLALAAHLRGLGFRHIAILNTHGGNSPVIVYTLREIQTVLGLRAGMLGLPRPADLSAQEAANGFHAGEWETALMLACAGKLVRMDRAVREHPAQVDDPGELRPGGAPAVFAWLTRDISASGVMGDATAATLKKGARWLDESSTALAHRIEELLP; encoded by the coding sequence ATGAGCATGACATGGCTGGCCGACGCCGATTTCGACACCGCATGGGCACACCGCGCATGGAGCGATTTTGACGCGTTTCCCGACAAGCGCCGCGCTCTTGTCATCCTGCCCGTCCACGGTTTTGCCGACCACGGGCTGGGCCTCCCGCTCGATGCGGAGGAAGCCGCCGGTGGCGCCATCCTCCGCCGCGCCGTCACCAAGGCAAAGTCCGTCCTGCCGCTCGTCGTCCTGCCGCCGCTTCGCTTCGGGCTCGCGCCGTATCCGCACACTCACTTCGGGCTCGATCCCGATGACGCCCACGCCCTCATCCGGGAAATCTCCGGCGGCGTGAAGGACGCCGGTTTCACCCGCCTCGTTTTTTTCTGCACCAGCCCGTGGAACAAGGAGCTCGTCGATGCCGCCGCCATTGACCTGCGCGCGGAGCCGGGCCTCCAGACCTTTGTCATCAACCTCGCCGGGCTCGGCCCCGACTTCCACCCTGCCGGCGCCGGCCGCGCCGACGCGCAGGCCATTGCCGCGCATGTGCTCGGCGTCACGCCCGACACCGGCGGGGCGCGCCCCGCCGACGTGCGCGACCTCGCGTTCCGTCCCGGAAATTTCCGTCAACCCGCGCCGCTGCCGCCGCCGGTGCTCGCGCCCGATCCCGTCGCGCTCATCGACAGCACCGCCCGCCATCTCGCCCGCCTGCTCGCCGAAATCGACGCGCATCCGCCCCTCGGCGCCGACCCGCGCGCCGCGGCCAGTCACCGCGCGCCCGTGATGCTCCCGCGCCTGCCGGAAAGCTATCCTGTTTCCACCGCCGGGAGCGCCTTCGCCGCGCCCTACCGGGCGCGCTACCTGCCTGCGCTCACGCAGGCGCGGCTCGATGCGTTTGCCGACAAGGCCCGCGCCCTCGTCATCATCCCGACCGGCGCCATCGAACAGCACGGGCGCCACCTGCCCGTCGGCGTTGACGCGATTCTCGGCCAGGCCTGGCTCAACCACGCGCTCCCGAAGCTTTCCCCCGCCGCCGCGCCGCGCGTGTTTGTCGCGCCGCCCGTCACCTGCGGGAAAAGCAACGAGCACGCCGGCTTTCCCGGCACCGTGAGCCTTTCCGCCCGCACCCTTCGCCGCCTCCTGCTCGCGCTCGCCGCGCACCTGCGCGGCCTCGGTTTCCGCCACATCGCCATCCTCAACACCCACGGTGGCAACAGCCCGGTCATCGTTTACACCCTGCGCGAAATCCAGACCGTGCTCGGCCTGCGCGCCGGCATGCTCGGTTTGCCCCGCCCGGCGGACCTCTCCGCGCAGGAAGCCGCCAACGGTTTCCACGCCGGAGAATGGGAGACCGCGCTCATGCTTGCCTGCGCCGGCAAACTCGTGCGCATGGACCGGGCCGTGCGCGAGCATCCCGCGCAGGTTGACGATCCCGGCGAACTCCGTCCCGGCGGCGCTCCCGCGGTGTTCGCCTGGCTCACCAGGGACATTTCGGCCTCCGGGGTGATGGGCGACGCAACCGCCGCCACCTTGAAAAAAGGCGCGCGCTGGCTCGACGAATCCAGCACCGCCCTCGCGCATCGGATCGAGGAACTGCTGCCGTGA
- the nrfH gene encoding cytochrome c nitrite reductase small subunit — MPSEQTPRPAGDGRRLPRIRVPRYLAAALGMLAGLGAYVVHISNAFSYLSDDPAACVNCHIMGSYYASHAHSSHKGAATCNDCHVPHTGVFAKYAFKARDGLYHASVFTLRGEPQAMMIKEAGANVVQANCVRCHGRLNEIVAPGAPVTLAGKLHGEGHLCWDCHRDVPHGTVRSISSAPDAIVPYPESAMPAWLRAARGESPSPLPR, encoded by the coding sequence ATGCCCAGTGAGCAAACTCCAAGACCCGCCGGCGACGGCCGCCGGCTGCCGCGCATCCGCGTGCCGCGTTATCTCGCGGCGGCGCTGGGGATGCTCGCCGGGCTGGGCGCTTACGTTGTCCATATTTCCAACGCCTTTTCCTATCTGTCCGACGACCCGGCGGCCTGTGTGAACTGCCACATCATGGGCTCGTATTACGCCAGCCATGCGCACAGTTCGCACAAGGGCGCCGCCACCTGTAATGACTGCCACGTCCCGCACACCGGTGTGTTTGCCAAATACGCCTTCAAGGCCAGGGACGGCCTTTACCACGCCAGCGTGTTCACGCTGCGCGGCGAACCGCAGGCGATGATGATAAAGGAGGCCGGGGCGAATGTCGTGCAGGCGAACTGCGTGCGCTGCCACGGCCGCCTCAATGAAATCGTCGCCCCCGGCGCGCCGGTCACGCTCGCCGGGAAGCTGCATGGCGAAGGGCACCTTTGCTGGGATTGCCACCGCGACGTGCCGCACGGCACCGTGCGCAGCATCTCCTCCGCGCCCGACGCGATCGTGCCCTATCCCGAGTCCGCCATGCCCGCATGGCTGCGCGCCGCGCGCGGCGAATCCCCCTCGCCCCTCCCGCGCTGA
- a CDS encoding class I SAM-dependent methyltransferase, whose protein sequence is MPAITNAPSAAQPGSASRSLENLPGHWVLARMGKRVLRPGGMGLTRRLLAALDIGPADDVVEFAPGLGATARLALAKKPASYTAVERDGAAAETVRRLLAGGVQRCIVGNAEATGLPAARASVVYGEAMLTMHAPAQKAAIAREAFRVLRPGGRYGIHEIALTPDTVDEATKRDILQSLSHSIRVGARPQTLAEWKALFENAGFRVKTIHTAPLHLLEPRRLIQDEGFFRALKFVFNVMRTPEARRRVRGMRGVFRKYAGHLSAVMMVLEKPAG, encoded by the coding sequence ATGCCAGCAATCACCAACGCACCATCCGCCGCGCAGCCGGGCTCCGCCTCGCGCTCGCTCGAAAACCTGCCCGGCCACTGGGTTCTCGCCCGCATGGGCAAACGCGTGCTGCGTCCCGGCGGCATGGGGCTGACCCGCCGGCTCCTTGCCGCGCTCGACATCGGTCCCGCCGATGATGTCGTCGAGTTCGCGCCCGGGCTCGGCGCCACCGCGCGCCTCGCGCTGGCGAAAAAACCGGCGAGCTATACCGCCGTCGAGCGCGACGGGGCCGCCGCCGAAACCGTGCGCCGCCTGCTCGCGGGCGGCGTCCAACGCTGCATCGTCGGCAACGCCGAGGCCACCGGCCTGCCCGCCGCCCGCGCCAGCGTGGTTTACGGCGAGGCGATGCTCACCATGCACGCGCCCGCGCAGAAGGCCGCCATCGCGCGCGAGGCGTTTCGCGTGCTGCGCCCCGGCGGGCGCTACGGCATCCACGAAATCGCGCTCACGCCCGACACCGTGGACGAGGCGACCAAGCGCGACATCCTGCAATCGCTTTCCCACTCGATCCGCGTCGGTGCGCGCCCGCAAACCCTTGCCGAATGGAAAGCCCTTTTCGAAAACGCAGGCTTCCGGGTGAAAACCATCCACACCGCGCCCCTGCATTTGCTGGAACCGCGCAGGCTCATCCAGGACGAAGGTTTTTTCCGCGCATTGAAGTTTGTTTTCAATGTCATGCGCACGCCCGAGGCCCGCCGCCGCGTGCGCGGCATGCGCGGGGTTTTCAGAAAATACGCCGGGCATCTTTCCGCCGTGATGATGGTGCTGGAGAAACCCGCCGGATAA
- the nrfA gene encoding ammonia-forming cytochrome c nitrite reductase produces the protein MKKRPLPGWLVFAASLVVTFALGLLASSIMERRAEALQVNTPLAAIKPFESRNSAWGDAYPRQYGTLRDTRDMSFTPPVVGAHGLDALGENPRQVILWAGYAFAKDYNHPRGHAYAVEDVRNTLRTGAPMKLGEGPQPASCWVCKSPDVPRLMNELGIDEFYKRKWSDLGGEVTNHIGCADCHDPKTMKLSITRPHLAIGYKAATGRDISTASHQEMRTLACAQCHVEYYFDKTAVPGGQVVTLPWKHGFTVEAAEKYYDEAGFTDFVNPISKAPIIKAQHPDYELWQMGIHGQRGVSCADCHMPYTTDGSQKFSSHHVQSPLADPGKSCQVCHRQNAGELLRNVTERQTKIADMLARIEQQLVHAHFEAKAAWDAGATGDEMKPVLQLIRQSQWRWDFVAASHGASFHAPLECARILDDGLARAGEARLALARILARHGQLDPVALPDLSTKEKAQSHLGLDIASERAAKAEFIRTVVPQWLRQARENGTLDENAL, from the coding sequence ATGAAAAAACGCCCCCTGCCAGGCTGGCTTGTTTTCGCCGCCTCCCTCGTCGTCACCTTCGCCCTCGGCCTGCTCGCCTCCTCCATCATGGAACGCCGGGCCGAGGCGTTGCAGGTCAATACCCCTCTCGCCGCCATCAAGCCCTTCGAATCGCGCAACTCGGCCTGGGGCGACGCCTATCCGCGCCAATACGGAACACTCCGCGACACCCGCGACATGAGCTTCACGCCGCCCGTCGTCGGCGCGCACGGCCTCGACGCCCTCGGTGAAAACCCCCGCCAGGTCATCCTCTGGGCCGGCTACGCCTTCGCGAAAGACTACAATCATCCCCGCGGGCACGCCTACGCGGTCGAGGACGTGCGCAACACCCTGCGCACCGGCGCGCCCATGAAACTTGGCGAGGGCCCGCAACCCGCGAGTTGCTGGGTCTGCAAATCCCCCGATGTGCCGCGCCTCATGAACGAACTCGGCATCGACGAGTTCTACAAACGCAAATGGTCCGATCTCGGCGGCGAAGTCACCAACCACATCGGCTGCGCCGACTGCCACGACCCGAAGACGATGAAGCTCTCCATCACGCGCCCGCACCTCGCCATCGGCTACAAGGCCGCCACCGGCCGCGACATCTCCACCGCCAGCCACCAGGAAATGCGCACGCTCGCCTGCGCGCAGTGCCATGTGGAATATTATTTCGACAAAACCGCCGTTCCCGGCGGCCAGGTCGTCACGCTCCCGTGGAAACACGGCTTTACCGTCGAGGCCGCGGAAAAATACTACGACGAAGCCGGCTTCACCGACTTCGTGAACCCCATCAGCAAAGCGCCCATCATCAAGGCGCAGCACCCCGACTACGAACTCTGGCAGATGGGCATCCACGGCCAGCGCGGCGTCTCCTGCGCCGATTGCCACATGCCCTACACGACCGACGGCAGCCAGAAATTCTCCAGCCATCACGTCCAAAGTCCGCTCGCCGACCCTGGCAAATCCTGCCAGGTCTGCCATCGCCAGAACGCGGGCGAACTCCTGCGCAACGTCACCGAGCGCCAGACCAAAATCGCCGACATGCTCGCCCGCATCGAGCAGCAACTCGTCCACGCCCACTTCGAGGCCAAGGCCGCTTGGGATGCGGGCGCGACCGGGGACGAGATGAAACCCGTCCTGCAACTCATCCGCCAGTCGCAGTGGCGCTGGGACTTCGTCGCCGCCTCGCACGGCGCGTCCTTCCATGCGCCGCTCGAATGCGCGCGCATCCTCGACGACGGCCTCGCCCGCGCCGGCGAGGCGCGCCTTGCGCTCGCCCGCATCCTGGCCCGCCACGGCCAGTTGGACCCGGTCGCCCTGCCCGATCTTTCGACCAAGGAAAAAGCGCAAAGCCATCTCGGCCTCGACATCGCCAGCGAGCGCGCGGCCAAGGCCGAATTCATCCGCACTGTCGTCCCGCAATGGCTCCGGCAAGCCCGCGAGAACGGCACCCTCGACGAAAACGCCCTCTGA
- a CDS encoding cytochrome c biogenesis protein ResB, producing MPSAIPHANTLPARLACTQALSAATGVYAAGVAIQLVTRRAIPEPAWPVNFILLAAFAAALVITALAGRRSPFVRWLRSVPVSISAIALVLVQAVLMGTLRQSPGAGILGDVMHSWPFVLTMFYFLTNLGLATVARAVPFKRENLGFLLNHLGLWIALSAGMLGAGDLARLAMELRAGAPEWRAIDRSHAGHAHLVEMPFALELRRFEMDTYAPKLVLLDTKNNTIAASRGRAPVEISAPANSRAPDGAPLQSSTLGDWSVDILEYIPEALGFADNYHAMPGEPGAAPAVRVAARRHSAKERARHGWVSCGSFATMPAMLELDDGLALAMPDPEPRRFASQVEVFAPGRESRAATIEVNRPLALGGWKIYQLSYDQRRGRWSQTSIVELVRDPWLPGVYTGVFMMMAGVFFLMARARRKAAA from the coding sequence ATGCCCTCCGCCATCCCCCACGCCAACACCCTCCCGGCGCGCCTCGCCTGCACGCAGGCCCTGTCCGCCGCCACGGGCGTTTACGCGGCGGGCGTGGCCATCCAGCTTGTCACGCGGCGCGCCATCCCCGAGCCCGCATGGCCGGTCAATTTCATCCTGCTCGCGGCGTTTGCCGCCGCGCTTGTCATCACGGCGCTGGCCGGGCGCCGCTCGCCCTTCGTGCGCTGGCTGCGTTCCGTGCCGGTTTCCATCAGCGCCATCGCGCTCGTCCTCGTGCAAGCCGTGCTCATGGGCACGCTGCGCCAGTCGCCCGGCGCGGGCATCCTCGGCGACGTGATGCACTCGTGGCCGTTCGTGCTCACGATGTTTTATTTTCTCACCAACCTCGGCCTCGCCACGGTCGCGCGCGCGGTGCCGTTCAAGAGAGAAAACCTCGGCTTCCTGCTCAACCACCTCGGCCTCTGGATTGCGCTCTCCGCCGGCATGCTCGGTGCGGGCGATCTCGCGCGGCTCGCGATGGAACTGCGCGCCGGCGCGCCCGAATGGCGCGCCATCGACCGCTCGCACGCCGGCCATGCGCACCTCGTCGAAATGCCCTTCGCGCTGGAACTCCGCCGCTTTGAAATGGACACCTACGCGCCGAAGCTCGTCCTGCTCGACACGAAAAATAACACCATCGCCGCCTCGCGCGGACGCGCCCCGGTGGAGATTTCCGCGCCCGCAAACTCCCGCGCGCCCGATGGCGCGCCGCTCCAATCCTCCACGCTCGGCGACTGGAGCGTTGACATCCTCGAATACATTCCCGAGGCGCTCGGCTTCGCGGACAACTATCACGCCATGCCCGGCGAACCCGGCGCGGCCCCCGCGGTGCGCGTCGCGGCCCGGCGCCATTCGGCAAAAGAGCGTGCGCGCCACGGGTGGGTCTCTTGCGGCAGTTTCGCCACCATGCCCGCCATGCTCGAACTCGACGACGGCCTCGCGCTCGCCATGCCCGACCCCGAGCCGCGCCGCTTCGCCTCGCAAGTCGAGGTTTTTGCGCCCGGCCGGGAAAGCCGCGCCGCCACCATCGAGGTCAACCGGCCGCTCGCGCTCGGCGGTTGGAAAATCTACCAGCTCAGCTACGACCAGCGGCGCGGGCGCTGGTCGCAAACCAGCATCGTGGAACTCGTCCGCGATCCGTGGCTGCCCGGCGTTTACACCGGCGTGTTCATGATGATGGCGGGCGTGTTTTTCCTCATGGCCCGGGCCAGAAGAAAGGCGGCCGCATGA
- a CDS encoding RNA polymerase sigma factor has product MPDDAAAPYDYARSLERVRAGDQLAARELVERLYPVVIRIVRSHLPRRVQEEDLAQEVFMKMFSRIDQYQGTMPLPHWVSRIAVTTCIDHLRAQKRRPEFRWADLSEGEADMLDRVLVSDQAADAGDALASSELVRKLLDQLNPSDRMVIQLLDLAQKSVAEISELTGWGKTLIKVRAFRARRKLHKLFLELKQKERS; this is encoded by the coding sequence ATGCCTGATGACGCCGCCGCGCCGTATGACTACGCCCGCTCCTTGGAGCGCGTGCGCGCGGGCGACCAGTTGGCGGCGCGCGAGCTCGTGGAACGGCTCTATCCGGTGGTCATCCGCATCGTCCGCTCCCACCTGCCGCGGCGCGTCCAGGAGGAGGATCTGGCCCAGGAGGTGTTCATGAAAATGTTCTCCCGCATCGACCAGTATCAAGGGACAATGCCGCTTCCGCACTGGGTGTCGCGCATCGCGGTGACGACCTGCATCGACCACCTGCGCGCGCAAAAACGCCGCCCCGAATTCCGCTGGGCGGACCTTTCCGAGGGCGAGGCCGACATGCTCGACCGCGTGCTCGTGAGCGACCAGGCGGCGGACGCGGGCGATGCGCTTGCGTCGAGCGAACTCGTGCGCAAACTTCTCGACCAGCTCAATCCCTCCGACCGCATGGTCATCCAGTTGCTCGACCTCGCGCAAAAATCCGTCGCCGAGATCAGCGAACTCACCGGCTGGGGCAAAACACTCATCAAGGTCCGCGCTTTCCGCGCCCGCCGAAAACTCCACAAACTCTTTCTCGAACTCAAACAAAAGGAACGCTCATGA
- a CDS encoding nitrous oxide-stimulated promoter family protein → MEKATSDPPRSAGAPGCDWRALGPRRQREYHTVQAMIAMHCRDRHGRQVDDCADCQELRAYAALRLSRCVFKEGKPTCQKCPVHCYRPDMRAKITAVMRHAGPRMLLEHPYWALRHLLDGWSPTPEAPRRRETSRLDGG, encoded by the coding sequence GTGGAGAAGGCCACATCTGATCCGCCGCGCAGCGCGGGCGCGCCCGGCTGCGACTGGCGCGCGCTGGGACCTCGGAGACAGCGCGAATATCACACCGTGCAGGCGATGATCGCGATGCACTGCCGCGACCGGCATGGGCGGCAGGTGGACGATTGCGCGGATTGCCAAGAGCTGCGCGCGTATGCGGCGCTGCGGCTGTCGCGCTGCGTCTTCAAGGAAGGCAAGCCGACCTGCCAGAAATGTCCCGTGCATTGCTACAGGCCGGACATGCGCGCAAAGATCACCGCGGTGATGCGCCATGCCGGGCCGCGCATGCTGCTGGAGCACCCGTATTGGGCGCTGCGGCATTTGCTGGACGGGTGGTCGCCGACGCCGGAAGCGCCCAGGCGCCGCGAAACTTCCCGGCTTGATGGCGGTTGA
- a CDS encoding P-II family nitrogen regulator, whose translation MKLIIAIIKPFKLEEVKESLAGIGIEGMTVTEVKGFGRQKGHTEIYRGSEYTVDFLPKVKVEIVAEDELVAKIVDTISKAAKTGKIGDGKIFVVPVSDVVRIRTGEHGDAAV comes from the coding sequence ATGAAACTCATCATTGCCATCATCAAACCCTTCAAATTGGAGGAAGTGAAAGAATCCCTCGCCGGAATCGGCATCGAGGGAATGACCGTTACCGAGGTCAAGGGCTTCGGACGGCAAAAAGGCCATACGGAGATTTATCGCGGCAGCGAATACACGGTGGATTTTCTCCCGAAGGTGAAAGTGGAAATCGTGGCCGAGGACGAACTCGTCGCCAAAATCGTCGACACCATCAGCAAGGCCGCCAAGACCGGCAAAATCGGCGACGGCAAGATCTTTGTCGTGCCCGTGTCCGACGTCGTCCGCATCCGCACCGGCGAACACGGCGACGCGGCGGTCTGA
- the gdhA gene encoding NADP-specific glutamate dehydrogenase yields the protein MPYVAKTIDYLKVSSPAQDEFYQAAEEVLNSLRPLFEREKKYLKHNIIDRIVEPERQIFFRVAWLDDAGEVRVNKGYRIQFNSAVGPYKGGLRFHPSVTAGTIKFLGFEQIFKNSLSGLAIGGAKGGSNFDPKGKSDNEIMRFCQSFMNELYRHIGSTIDVPAGDIGVGGREIGYLYGQYKRLTGHYEGVLTGKKVNWGGSLARTEATGYGAVYFAENMLHAHGDSLTGKVCTVSGSGNVAIYTIEKLQQLGAKAVTVSDSQGMIYDPEGIDLALLKDIKEVRRERLTAYTAERKSAKYTPVSEYPKGQNGVWTVPCQAAFPSATQNELNGKDADTLLKNGCLCVSEGANMPSTHEAMQRFLAAKICYGPGKAANAGGVSTSQLEMSQNASMQQWRFEEVDTKLQGIMRGIFRISSETAKEFGEPHNLVLGANIAGFRKVADSMIDQGVV from the coding sequence ATGCCATACGTCGCAAAGACCATTGATTACCTAAAAGTAAGCAGTCCCGCCCAAGACGAGTTTTACCAGGCCGCGGAGGAAGTTTTGAATTCCCTCCGCCCCTTGTTTGAGCGCGAGAAAAAATACCTCAAACACAACATCATCGACCGCATCGTGGAGCCCGAACGGCAGATATTTTTCCGCGTCGCATGGCTGGACGACGCCGGCGAGGTGCGCGTGAACAAAGGCTACCGCATCCAGTTCAACTCCGCCGTCGGCCCCTACAAAGGCGGCCTCCGCTTCCACCCGAGCGTCACCGCGGGCACGATCAAGTTCCTCGGTTTTGAGCAGATTTTTAAAAACTCCCTCTCCGGCCTCGCCATCGGCGGTGCGAAAGGCGGTTCGAACTTCGATCCGAAGGGCAAGTCGGACAATGAAATCATGCGTTTCTGCCAGTCGTTCATGAACGAGCTTTACCGCCACATCGGCTCGACCATCGACGTGCCGGCCGGCGACATCGGGGTCGGCGGGCGCGAGATCGGTTATCTCTATGGCCAATACAAGCGCCTCACCGGGCACTACGAAGGCGTGCTCACCGGCAAAAAAGTCAACTGGGGTGGCTCGCTCGCCCGCACCGAGGCGACCGGCTACGGCGCGGTGTATTTCGCCGAAAACATGCTGCACGCGCACGGCGACAGCCTCACGGGAAAAGTCTGCACGGTGTCCGGCTCCGGCAACGTCGCCATCTACACGATCGAGAAACTCCAGCAGCTCGGCGCAAAAGCGGTGACCGTCAGCGATTCACAGGGCATGATTTATGATCCCGAGGGCATCGACCTCGCGTTGCTCAAGGACATCAAGGAAGTGCGCCGCGAAAGGCTCACCGCCTACACCGCCGAGCGCAAGTCCGCCAAATACACGCCGGTCAGCGAATACCCGAAAGGCCAGAACGGCGTGTGGACCGTGCCCTGCCAGGCCGCATTCCCCAGCGCCACGCAAAACGAACTCAACGGCAAGGATGCCGACACGCTGCTCAAAAACGGCTGCCTCTGCGTGTCCGAAGGCGCCAACATGCCCTCGACGCACGAGGCGATGCAGCGTTTCCTCGCCGCCAAGATATGCTACGGCCCCGGCAAGGCGGCCAACGCCGGCGGTGTCTCGACCAGCCAGCTCGAAATGTCGCAAAACGCCTCGATGCAGCAATGGCGCTTCGAGGAGGTCGACACGAAGCTCCAAGGCATCATGCGCGGCATCTTCCGCATCTCGTCCGAAACCGCGAAGGAGTTCGGCGAGCCGCACAACCTCGTCCTCGGCGCGAACATCGCCGGTTTCCGCAAAGTCGCCGACTCGATGATCGACCAGGGCGTCGTCTGA
- a CDS encoding DUF5069 domain-containing protein, which translates to MSHYTFPQTFRALYDKAVALYAKGQRGAGTYFTSDETAFLAANGITAQHLYDYAEDHNNYDGEPGYDRALGIELVRRDYYLNQQGGKTSSAILDESRLPAKTDAIRGIEWLPRLIPKAKAKLRGELPSSLMYCCGGDRGFFKQHDILPHEFLNLVWRYENNDDAIINWVVRRSASTKG; encoded by the coding sequence ATGAGCCACTACACATTCCCCCAGACATTCCGCGCACTCTATGACAAAGCCGTCGCGCTTTACGCCAAGGGCCAGCGCGGGGCCGGGACGTATTTCACGTCCGACGAAACCGCGTTCCTCGCCGCCAACGGCATCACCGCGCAGCATCTCTACGACTACGCCGAGGATCACAACAACTACGACGGCGAGCCCGGTTATGACCGCGCCCTCGGCATCGAACTCGTGCGCCGCGACTACTACCTCAACCAGCAGGGCGGCAAAACCTCCTCCGCCATTCTCGACGAGTCCCGGCTCCCCGCCAAGACCGACGCCATCCGCGGCATCGAGTGGCTCCCGCGCCTCATCCCGAAGGCGAAGGCCAAGCTTCGCGGCGAGTTGCCGTCGTCGCTCATGTATTGCTGCGGAGGCGACCGGGGCTTCTTCAAGCAGCATGACATCCTTCCGCACGAATTCCTGAACCTGGTGTGGCGCTACGAAAACAACGACGATGCCATCATCAACTGGGTCGTCCGCCGCAGCGCCTCGACCAAAGGCTAG
- a CDS encoding PepSY-like domain-containing protein yields the protein MKKLLFLFVIFGLGLVAPAGDRVADAAALPGAATKYIAQHFPNETIQRVTVDDDDNRRHDSKYEVVLGNRVELEFNPKGAWLEVDGGAVPLPESVLPAAILEYLKKNYPDQPATKISAERRGYEVKLLNRVELKFNKDGRFLRIDKD from the coding sequence ATGAAAAAACTCCTCTTCCTTTTTGTCATTTTCGGATTGGGCCTGGTGGCCCCGGCCGGCGACCGTGTCGCCGACGCCGCCGCGCTGCCCGGGGCTGCGACAAAATACATCGCGCAACATTTCCCGAATGAGACCATCCAGCGAGTGACGGTTGACGACGATGACAACCGGAGGCACGACTCGAAATACGAAGTCGTGCTGGGCAACCGCGTGGAGCTCGAATTCAATCCCAAGGGCGCCTGGCTTGAAGTGGACGGCGGTGCCGTTCCCCTTCCCGAAAGCGTGCTGCCCGCGGCGATTCTCGAGTATTTGAAAAAGAATTACCCGGACCAGCCGGCGACAAAAATCTCCGCGGAGCGCCGCGGCTATGAGGTCAAATTGCTCAACCGCGTGGAGCTGAAGTTCAACAAGGACGGCAGGTTCTTGCGCATCGACAAGGATTGA
- a CDS encoding cupin domain-containing protein, with protein sequence MKTSTLLPADTAQALSLAELRDNAASGIVSRTILQSPELRVVHFVFDAGQELTAHASPHRAVVQVLEGACEFLFNEQWQRLDAGALLHLPPAHPHAVRAAFGAFAMLLTLGMGGGAADADKKVSRGEGHI encoded by the coding sequence ATGAAAACATCCACCTTGCTCCCCGCCGACACCGCGCAAGCGCTTTCTCTTGCCGAACTGCGCGACAATGCGGCATCCGGCATCGTCAGCCGCACCATTCTCCAGTCGCCCGAACTGCGAGTGGTGCACTTTGTCTTCGACGCCGGGCAGGAGCTGACCGCGCACGCGAGTCCGCATCGCGCCGTCGTGCAGGTGCTGGAGGGGGCGTGCGAGTTTTTGTTCAACGAACAATGGCAGCGCCTCGACGCCGGCGCGTTGCTTCACCTGCCGCCGGCCCATCCGCACGCGGTGCGCGCGGCTTTCGGCGCGTTTGCGATGCTGCTGACCCTCGGCATGGGCGGCGGCGCGGCGGATGCCGATAAAAAGGTTTCCCGTGGAGAAGGCCACATCTGA